ccttgttctAGTTACGAAGGATATACCGCAGGGGCAACGGGACATACTTGCAATGGAGGGTGCGACGGTCATCCCAGCCGAGACCCTTGAAAGAGAATGGATCCACCCGAAATGGAGTCGCTGGGTCGATGTTCTTGCCAAGTTGAACTTATGGAGGCTTACTGAATTCGAGAAGATCGCGTTTATGGATGCCGATAGTATTATCCTTCACCCTCTGGACGATATCTTCAACGATCCCACCACCGATATCCAGCAAACCGTACCCCCTCGAGAAGGCGTGGATGGTAGTATGAACAGCACCGTTTCTCTGCCTGAAACATATCTCCTCTCCGGTATCCACGATCGGTGGGTAGAGATGGCACTACCTCCAGTCCCCGGGAAAGAGTTCTATGTCGCAAACAATTACATGAACGCAGGCTTTTTCGTCTGTTCGCCGTCTAAGCTACTCTTTGACTACTATGTTTCCCTTCTCGATACACCGGACCGATTCGATGCATCGTACCCTGAACAGAATCTTTTGAACTTTGCTCATAAAACAGATGGCCGGATGCCCTGGCGGGAGTTGGGACCCGGTTGGAATCATAAGCCGATAGCTGTTAGTAAGGCTGATCTGGATAACTTCAAATCCCTTCATCAAAAATGGTGGCGCCCAATCGCTGACAAAGATGCCGCTGAGTATATTCTCAATGTAGTGCAAGAGATGGAAGGCTTTTTCCAACACTGGGCAATATAATGATTTGATGTACTTCTAGAAGCATTGGATTTATTATGTTATATAGAAATTGTTTGTCTTGGTACTGTTAAAAAGATTCCTATAGATCAAAACATATGTACTGGGCGGTTGACTCCGAAGTCTCCAACCTGACCAAGGTGAATCCGGAACAGAAATCCCTCGCGTAGCTGAACACACGACACAAGCCGCAGGGGTATATATTGAGTCTCTTATTATTTACTCATTTGCAAGGGTGCATCGTGCTAGTTGGCGCCGGCCCCCACGGCCCGTCTCTGAACTAATTTCTACAGCGGTCCACTTAGCCCAGTCACCCGAGGGAGGGTGAGCTCAGTGGCagcagaaaggaaagaccCATTGGGACTGACAATCTTAGTAAGAATGGGTCGAGTTCTCGGCAAGACGTCACTATTCCCGTAGCAGTGTTGACTGTATACTACGGAGATGGAGGGGGACAACCGTGATATTGTGGTATCTCGGCTGCCTATTTCATTTTTGATAACGCTAATCCTATAGTGGTAGGAGACATACTTATGAAGCCAGGGTATCTGAGTTTCAGTTTCGTGGTCAATTAGACCCCCGTCCAAGTCGGTCTAATGCAGGTCTAATCTGATCCGTCGTTGCCGCAGTTATTGTACAGGAAGCTAAGCACGTAGTAAGACACCCATTACGTTTAGTTGGCGCAATGTAACCCTACCATGCTATAACAGTACTCTATATGTTGATCCCAATCTTCACCCCAACAAGGATTTAAATTGGCGGAGGACATACTCTAGTTGGTGTGTGGACATAGGCTAGTATAGGGCTAAGACCCTCCGCCATCGTTCGCCTTTGTCTAAGTGGGTACATGCTAGGATAAACCCTGCATTAAGTAAAACAGTTAGTGTCGATCAGCCAGCGCCACGTTGGATGGGGAATTCAAAAAGAGTCCAGCAAAGATTGAGACCCTAATTCTGATCATATGATGTAGTTAGGGGACAGTAACATATGGGCTGGGTCCAAGGTGACATCTTATGTTCACGATCGGTGTCTAcagtattttattttagctGCCTATAACACCGAACAGAATGCTGGCAAATATCGCTGTTTCTAGAATACAATGATAGTTCATTATTGCCCCGTAGTCCAGCGGATGCAATTTCCCATTTCTGCCATGCCGTCTTGTATCTGCCTTTCGGGCCAGTACACGGCAGGCTGACCTTATCCGCAAGAACACCCCAATTCACTCACGATCGAGACTACTTCCATAAGAGCCGCGCGGACACTATCCTTGCCCTCCTCCCCGTGTCGTTTTTTTGTTATTGTGGCTTTAAGCTTTGGCATCTTGAATGTGGCCCACTCAATCGGCTAACGGCTATTGACACCAACGATCCATTTCATCGTTGAGTGGGGCAGTGACTTCAAAGAACTAGAGAGAGGAGCTTATGGTTCATTGTGCCATCAGAGCagtatataaagatatgAATACATTGCCATACCATGTTTCATGTCTGAATCTAGCCTCCTGTAAGGACTTGATCATTGAGATTTTGAGGCCGTGGGAGGTACCATTCTATAAGAACCGCACAGTGATCCATTCGAACCTGAGGGCTTGCCGCTTGACTACTCTAAGAGCAGCCGACTGCtaaaatgagaaaaagattaaaagaaacaaaaggaaaagcaaaaaaagcaGTAGAGCAGTAGAGCAGAGAAAAGGAGCGACTGGGAAAAGGAATGTTCAGTATTTCGCAGGATCGAGAAGATGGAGTTCGTAATCTTACAACACCAGTTTCCGTTTTAGGTGAAAGCATCAAACGGGGATAGAAACACCAGGAATAGAAATCTACCGCTCATCGGCAGCCACACGAATCCATTTCAGCCTCTAAGCCCTTAGATGTCTTGATGCCCGGGCAAGAAACAACACCAAGCGGTCCGAGATGTCTCAGTTGAGAACTTGAGACCTGGGACGGATGGCATAGAAGGCCGTACCGCTCCTTTGCTCTAGTTTGCTCAATCGTCCCATCCGCAATTAACTGTATCTGTTCTACACTGTCCGTGGGCCATTTATTTATCTCTTCCGACTTACTTCTACAGAGCCGATCAGGCGTCATTGCTTTCTACTCAAAGTGCCGGCCATGAAATCTGTCATAGCGCTCCTCGGATTGACTGCTGTGGCCGATGCACACGTTGCGGCCTGGGCCAAGAGCATATATTGTATTGGTGGAACGTCTGGCAATGACGATCAAAACACCAAAACAGCGGTTGACCCACTGTACACTAGCGCGCTCAGATTGGTGCTTTCTAACCTGAAAGTGTCTCTAGAAAGATATATGTTGTTGACGCTGCCTAGTTAGGCCTAGCGctgttgttcttcctcaGCGATATCTTCATCCCACAGTCATGTTGGTAGATTCAAGCAACTCAAGCAATCTAACAGTAATTCAACCAATTTTCCCCCTTCCAACATATGTGAACCCGGAAAATTAACCGGGTTGGGAGGGTATATATCAATTTCGCCTTGAAGTATCTGTTCTTTTGATCAGGGCTAGGACCATATCATCCTTATTGGTAACTACATTGGCCAGGAAAACCAAGGGTTTAGTTCCCCAGTTAAACAGATCCCTGCTGTGCTAGTTTGATGCTACATTATGCCTTATAGTCAATATTAAACTGGCAATTTTCAACACTATAAGCCCATCATTCTTTAGTATAGCACATTTATGTTTAAACGGCTTTGCCTTAGAGAGCCCTCCGCGTCGACTCCCACTCTTCGATCCCCATAACACCCACCTTAAGGAAAGAGTTATCTTTGTCAATTCGCATCCTTAGCGGGCCCTCGCGTAGTTCAGTCACATCCCACTTAGCCCATACGAACCTCCCATGTAGGAACTTTGCCTCCGGCGATGCAGCCCACACAGCAAACTGGCCAGGTAAATCCTCTGCGTTGATATCAGAAATCTCCATGTCCATCCTGCTCGAATGCAAGGTAGTGCATGTAACTTACCATCGTCCCATCGCGGGTCATCCCTTTTGAAACCCGCCTGTTCTGCCAGTTCTGTGAAAACACCCCCAGGATGGTAACTGACTATCTGCAGCTTATCCGCAGACACATCCTTGGCGATCTGTTGTAGCAGCATTGTCCCGGCGCTCTTGGTGGCGCCATAGCTGGGATACTGGCCAGTGAGTTGAGTCTCATGTATCGCCAAGGAAGTCAAGTTGATAAGCGCCTATCAGCCTTCCGTCAGCACCTATAAATCCGGTTTCCGTGGAGGTACTGCTCTGTGCTCACCTTTTGGCGATCTTCAGCCCCTGGCTGCTTGTACAACCGCTCCGTAAAATCGAGGTGCGCCCGCACATTCATTACGTACTCTTCCCACACAGCCTCCTTCCCCAGGTCGAGAATCGGCTGCGCTGAGAGCTTGGCAGCGTTAAGGACCACGACATCTACCAAGATTCCTTCTTTCGCCAAGTCTTTCCACAGTGTATTGACAGATCCCAGGTCGGCCACGTCGCATCTGCGTCCTATAGCCTGGGTTGAGGGAAACTCAGATCCAAGGAGCTTTGCGGCAGATGAAACCATATCGTTGCGCCGTCCAACGATGATAAGCCTTTCTGCACCAGCCTTGGCGAATGCTCGCGCGATAGCGTAACCGATACCCGTGTGGCCACCCGTGATAAGCACTGCCCTTCCCGCCTGAGAAAGCTCAGGTCGGGATGGCGAGATGGTAGGATATGGGGCATTGTGAATGGTCTGCGTGAACGCAAATCCTGGTGGCAAGCTGAGAGTAGAGGACATGGCTATTGGACAAGTGAAGTTAAGAACAGTGCGCGGAAACTCTGAAGTCTGGAAGAAATTGGAATGTACGAGAAGGATAGTCCCAATATACGTGCGTAAATAAACAGTGCTCTTCTCTAcacacaaaaagaaaggagggggggggggggtgggAAGCAGCCTTAATTTATGTGATTTCCCACCCTGTCCCATAGAGATTCATACAGCCAACACAATGGTACAATAGTTTTGATTTTCGGGACAGCAGGACCCATAGACGAACAGTCAAGCCAGATGCTACTTAGTTTGTCTCAGGGTCCGGCCCATATCGTCAAAAGTCACTCCGACCTCAATATTAGTAAACCGGAGCTATTTCACGAGTGACCTACTTGATTGGGACAAGTGTGCCTTGGTTTGGATCTAAAAGTAGTGGAGCAGAACGAATCCACAACGTTATTTATAATCAGCCCCACAATGAACACTTATGTCGGCCTTCTGGTGCGTCTTTCCGACGATTGCTTCGTCGCACCCTCTATCATGGAACTCCGCAACAGAGGTAGTTTGAGTTGTGAAAACtgcagaaggaggagaatcaGAGCAGGTCCTCCCTATTTACAAATTTGGATTCAGTTTCCTTCTCTAACTAAATGCAGTGTAACCAACTTAAACCGAGATGTTCTCAGTGTGCACGCGCCGGTCTACCCTGCTCAGGTTACAGGAACCAGTTGGATATTCTGTTTCGTGATCAAACAGATGCTATAACTCAAAAGTTTCATAACTCTACCAGTACTTCACATGTAATTTCACTGCCCCGGAACCCGTCATGGCCGGTGGAGGATATTGCAGGCAAGTATTTCTTCGATAATTTTAGCATCACGGAGAGCTTTCGCATGTGTGTCAATGATCCATCAATGCCGCACTCTTTGCCAGCTACTTTCAGCTTTACGTCTGTTGGGCTAGCTGCCTTGGCCATCATACATAAGGACACCCACATGATGGTTCTAGCTAGACGTCAATATTCGTCCGCGTTAAACCTCCTCGCTAGGGCTATCGAGGAGTCCAAAGAATCTGTTAATGGGGCATTGATCGCTGCCAGCTTTAATCTGTCTGTATTCGAGGTATTACATGTCTTATCGCTTAGAGTGTTCTATCGCTATATGTTGACATGAACGTAGCTGATAGCTTGTGACGCTCCTTCAACCGCCCACCTATGGGTAAAACACATAAAAGGAACGATAGTGCTCCTAAACTTGCTAAAGCTTCCTCTAGGCGGGATGGTTAACGAGATGGAGGGCCTGTTACACATCGGCTATACTGCAGTAGGTCCATATATCGCAGATTATCTGACCCAGTGATGTCTGACATTTTCTCCCTGCATAGGCGCTCGCCTACTTAATTAGTGAGCAGGCGGTTCCAACATTCATACTCGGTTTAATGCAATCCTGCAAGGCGTTTGCTGTGGGGACTTCACTTCTACCTATAATAGAGCTATTTGATATACTTAATAGCTTGATTGAACTTTACATAAGAATGAAGCATAGGGATGGACAGGGCTATGTTCAGTTTATAGCTACAGCTATTCAGCTTGATCAAAGCCTGCTTGCGTGGGCCAACAACCTTTCTCCAGCTTTCACCTTCGATGCTACTGTTGGAGGCTCTTTCCACCCTTATGTACATGGCTGGCCTGTGAAAGCCTGGAACTATTATTGGTTTTGTCGGGCACTTGCCAGTAGGATAGTGATCGACAGTCTTGACGTGGTGTTCCCGTCTATTCAAACAACTCATGTGAAATTAATCGCTGAGTCGAAGGCGCAGTACAACAAATCATTATCTACACTTAGACAAGCGCCACGAGAAATATCTGCCAGCATTTCGCTTATGTTGGGGCGTACGGGCCGGCGCTCTCTCGCTTTGTCGTCTGATACATCTTTCTTGATCACTATTTTGCAATCTCTGAGTATGTTGACAGACCAACGTGTATTAATCAATGACATCGATCTATAGCAGACACATTATCTACATAATTTAGAGTCTACACAATAACGGTTCACGGGCTACATGTAGTAGAACACTGCGCTTGCGATATACCAAGCCCCTTAGCACTGTTGAATACATAGTAAAATGCCCCCTCAAGCCTAAATATTTCCAGGTGCATTTCATTTTTCCATACCAATTGGCAATAACAGAGGTCTAGTAGCTAACATATTTCTACCGAGATGTAGGTTATACTATTGAGGGCGTATAGTCCATTCAGCCAAATCTCGCCTATGATGATTAATATCGTGTCAAACATCTACCTCCAGTATAGGCAACCACTTGACTTTGGTGGGGAGGTATGGTTCGTGCTAGTGCAATTGGTAAAgttctttgttcttgcaATTCCGGCCGTTTATGTGGGGTGTTACTCGTCCAAGTATCCATAAGATACTTGTTATACCGGTAATTGTAGTGAAGAATATGTTATTTCTCTACAAAGCTCGCTACACTTGCTCTAGCATAGAATTAATAAACCTGCGCTATTTCACGAGTAGATTACTTAGTTAGGACTAGTTAGATGAATCAAACTTTCGATCCTGCAGGAAACGAGGCCAAGACCCATAGACGCCAGTTACATGGTCTTGTTCCACGGCATGTCGTTGAAATACTAGCCAAGCTTAAAGACCTTCGGATTTCAGGTTGCCGGGGCTCCGGTATCTTAACTCACGCTATTTCATGAGTATATTACCTATTCAGGACTGATACTCTCGACTCTCCCGTAGAGAATAAGGTGGAGTTCAAGATAGATCAGTTTGGAGACGATCGGACGCGCTAGCTGACAAAGTagtttcttttcccttcccagGCCATTAGTTCAGATGATCGCTCCAGGAGGTTCAGTAAACAAAAAAAGCAGGGCCCTTCGTTGATGCTTATAATCCAGTCCTTTGCACTTAGCCGAGACTATGGACTCCCTTCACAATCGATACACCCACCATCAAAGTGGCATCCGTGCAGCTTTTTCCGGTGGGAAACGCCATCTCGGCTCTAAAGTAACATTGCCAATTTGAGTTCAGCAATATTCTTCAATGACGCGATCGTGGGATCCGCTGAAAGACATTCCCAATCTACGGGGGAAAGTTGCTGTCGTGACAGGGGGCAAGTAAGTCTGTCGAAGTGGACCATACGCTTTCTACATGTATGTGCTAACAAAGTAAATCATACAGCAGCGGTATTGGTCTAGCAACGATCAGACTCCTATGCCTGCGTGAAGCGACAGTTTACTTTACCACGCGAACCGAGACCAAGGCTCACGAGACTTTGGAGTACCTTCGAATCAATTATCCAGAcatcaaaagagaaaatatcAGGTGGTTACTACTGGATTTATCCGACCTACAGAGTgtggttgctgctgttgaagagctgaaaagaaaggaaaacaaggTGGATATCCTGAGTATGTCACGTTCTGCATCTGAGTACCGTCAGTATCTGACATATCTGCCTATCTAGTCAATAATGCTGGAGCTGCAACCTCATCGACGGAGCCTCTTGGCCCTGGATGGGAATTCCATATGGCTATAAAGTATGTATACCTCTTGTAGCAAACGATACGCACACTGACACTTTCAGCTACGTCGGGCCGTTTGTTTTCGTCAACAAAATCTTGCCTCTTTTGAAGAATGCCCTAGGTGCAGAGGATGCCGATGCCAGGATTATAACCCTCAGCTCCACGGCTCACCGCGAC
This DNA window, taken from Aspergillus flavus chromosome 5, complete sequence, encodes the following:
- a CDS encoding putative glycosyl transferase family 8 family yields the protein MSRPSRWRSLSRVGKCVVLVAGTALAFALIQGIALVSQPISVRVNTPSINQNSPQSPFSVTPAGTTSPIVTESTKPSPKSKYAFATIITGEGDTETEVKDAYFTATRLLTYQLLYSPQTKSRSGNIPFLVLVTKDIPQGQRDILAMEGATVIPAETLEREWIHPKWSRWVDVLAKLNLWRLTEFEKIAFMDADSIILHPLDDIFNDPTTDIQQTVPPREGVDGSMNSTVSLPETYLLSGIHDRWVEMALPPVPGKEFYVANNYMNAGFFVCSPSKLLFDYYVSLLDTPDRFDASYPEQNLLNFAHKTDGRMPWRELGPGWNHKPIAVSKADLDNFKSLHQKWWRPIADKDAAEYILNVVQEMEGFFQHWAI
- a CDS encoding putative short-chain dehydrogenase; its protein translation is MGQGGKSHKLRLLPTPPPPPFFLCVEKSTVYLRTYIGTILLVHSNFFQTSEFPRTVLNFTCPIAMSSTLSLPPGFAFTQTIHNAPYPTISPSRPELSQAGRAVLITGGHTGIGYAIARAFAKAGAERLIIVGRRNDMVSSAAKLLGSEFPSTQAIGRRCDVADLGSVNTLWKDLAKEGILVDVVVLNAAKLSAQPILDLGKEAVWEEYVMNVRAHLDFTERLYKQPGAEDRQKALINLTSLAIHETQLTGQYPSYGATKSAGTMLLQQIAKDVSADKLQIVSYHPGGVFTELAEQAGFKRDDPRWDDEDLPGQFAVWAASPEAKFLHGRFVWAKWDVTELREGPLRMRIDKDNSFLKVGVMGIEEWESTRRAL